From the Maioricimonas rarisocia genome, one window contains:
- a CDS encoding methyltransferase family protein: MSVAPAPRESLLGVARTREYRWRLWILLASQPVLAAIGGAFGAYRGTFMEPQFGEAAAITCIVLSCVGVFLRIWASSYLESRVMASGAANADLLVTDGPYAWCRNPLYVGTLLLILAMSVLYGPWIFLAVLVWHVIRYERIAAYEEMHLRGRWGAHFDDYAAHVHRWLPNPFRSRLSDVVVRRQGILSNSLFVAIGIGNVLFALNGSAWWLIGCGLASAPVMIFVHRKRIRQLF, encoded by the coding sequence GTGTCTGTAGCTCCCGCTCCTCGAGAATCGCTGCTGGGAGTCGCCCGAACCCGCGAATACCGCTGGAGGTTGTGGATCCTGCTCGCCAGTCAACCGGTGCTGGCGGCGATCGGAGGCGCCTTCGGGGCTTATCGTGGCACGTTCATGGAGCCGCAGTTCGGTGAAGCGGCGGCGATCACCTGTATCGTCCTCTCCTGTGTCGGCGTCTTCCTGCGGATCTGGGCATCCAGCTACCTGGAGAGCCGCGTGATGGCTTCCGGCGCAGCCAACGCCGATCTGCTGGTGACCGACGGTCCCTACGCCTGGTGCCGCAACCCGCTGTATGTCGGGACGCTGCTGCTGATACTGGCCATGTCGGTGCTCTATGGCCCGTGGATCTTTCTCGCAGTGCTCGTATGGCACGTCATCCGCTACGAACGGATCGCCGCCTACGAAGAGATGCATTTGCGAGGCCGTTGGGGCGCGCACTTCGACGACTATGCCGCCCACGTGCACCGCTGGCTGCCCAATCCGTTTCGCAGTCGCCTGAGCGATGTTGTGGTTCGCAGGCAGGGGATCCTCAGCAACAGCCTGTTCGTCGCGATCGGTATCGGGAACGTGCTGTTCGCATTGAACGGATCTGCCTGGTGGCTGATCGGTTGCGGACTGGCCAGCGCGCCGGTGATGATCTTTGTTCATCGCAAGCGCATTCGCCAACTCTTCTGA